In a single window of the Thermofilum uzonense genome:
- a CDS encoding carbohydrate ABC transporter permease, whose translation MARGKGTTLYPWHVAFLLIMLSLAMYLFFSLWPIAYSIYIAFTDANNFNIASEPRIRELMSQRAMVSSYLQANKENILKQVYQVDTYLDEVSSYLRELRKIILQSTPQNFSIARISELRNNVDSRLTYVTSIISSNTTYLYYFPGIGGEMTRVITIVDEGIWGDIDRTLGFKLVVTQEDLAQLRNTTIPKIDKALDSIQKIQLSLKQVESNYQSLISSVTRGLDEEIDRISMHFVGLNNFEQLFSDSRFPYSIFKTLLFVLTSVPIKVAVGVSLAYIFSSPLIYGRRVMRAALLVPWALPVLLSITTWRMFMAPNMGPLALYLNSIGIDLNIYNREWDAFLAYNIVEMWLAYPFIMTVTMAAISSIPKELLESALVDGASAWERFKQIMLPLTARPILFASILTAGASLQAFMVPLLLNNGGPTKELQFLWFSRTTSAVNEMMVLFGYNRAYLDQQYGLSAAAYLVVVFILLLYAIAWYFLIYKRTAPGGV comes from the coding sequence ATGGCTCGAGGCAAGGGTACGACCTTATATCCCTGGCATGTAGCATTCTTGCTTATCATGCTCAGCCTGGCCATGTATCTATTTTTTTCTCTATGGCCCATAGCATATTCCATTTACATCGCATTCACCGATGCAAACAACTTCAACATAGCATCTGAACCCAGAATACGGGAACTTATGTCTCAGCGCGCCATGGTATCAAGCTATCTTCAGGCAAATAAGGAAAATATTCTAAAACAAGTTTATCAGGTTGATACATACCTCGATGAAGTGTCATCGTATCTAAGAGAACTTAGAAAGATAATCCTACAGAGTACACCTCAAAACTTTTCAATCGCACGGATATCAGAATTACGAAATAATGTCGATTCAAGGCTAACATATGTTACAAGTATAATATCCAGCAACACAACCTACCTTTACTACTTCCCGGGAATCGGAGGAGAAATGACGCGGGTCATCACTATAGTCGACGAGGGTATATGGGGAGACATAGATAGGACATTAGGCTTCAAGCTCGTCGTCACACAGGAAGACCTGGCACAGCTACGTAACACAACTATACCAAAAATAGACAAGGCTCTTGACTCCATTCAAAAAATACAGCTTTCCCTTAAACAGGTAGAGTCCAATTATCAATCTCTCATAAGCTCTGTTACAAGAGGGCTAGATGAAGAGATTGACCGCATCTCAATGCACTTTGTAGGATTAAATAACTTCGAACAACTTTTCTCAGATTCTAGGTTCCCATACTCGATCTTCAAAACCCTCTTATTTGTCCTTACTAGTGTTCCTATAAAAGTTGCCGTCGGTGTATCCCTAGCTTATATTTTTTCAAGCCCACTAATCTATGGTCGTAGGGTAATGAGAGCAGCCCTCCTAGTTCCATGGGCTCTACCTGTCTTGTTATCCATTACGACCTGGAGAATGTTCATGGCGCCAAATATGGGGCCACTGGCCCTCTACCTTAACAGTATCGGAATAGATTTAAACATCTATAATAGAGAATGGGATGCATTCCTCGCCTACAACATAGTTGAAATGTGGCTAGCATATCCGTTCATAATGACAGTCACCATGGCTGCAATCTCTTCCATACCCAAGGAGCTACTAGAGTCAGCTCTCGTTGACGGCGCCTCAGCATGGGAAAGGTTCAAGCAGATAATGCTTCCTCTTACAGCGCGCCCCATACTCTTCGCAAGTATTCTTACGGCCGGAGCATCACTTCAAGCCTTTATGGTTCCATTGCTTCTGAACAACGGGGGACCCACAAAGGAGTTACAGTTCCTTTGGTTTTCCCGCACAACGAGCGCCGTTAACGAGATGATGGTATTGTTTGGCTACAACAGAGCATATCTGGATCAGCAGTACGGTCTTTCAGCGGCAGCCTATCTTGTTGTAGTATTTATTCTGTTACTCTATGCAATCGCATGGTACTTCCTTATCTACAAGAGAACAGCGCCGGGTGGTGTGTGA
- a CDS encoding extracellular solute-binding protein has translation MSKGVSRNVLIGIILVLVAIGVIGVYYLTLPPPSQPPQPSQPSQPSQPSQPSQPSQPSTNATQPQPTLQTLTIGSSKIRVPNDFYDFINKVKSGEIKVTINFWTGMSDWEVSVMKEVIARFQQEYPGITIKYTNVQNLKEQVKAGVLTGDVENTAHVFTWAHDWTGDLADSGAIIAWDQYLPAETLADLKAQYMASAYTSGLYKLHLYGLPWAAEAIALVCNKDVVQTAPQSWSDFEKIMQQWYNPSKNTYGVAYQVDPYHVYPFVTAFGGFYYDDDKNTVGVNSTGTLNGLSFYVTHVMKYMYTSDVGMETQLKILLEGRTPCMVTGPWNIPTIKQNIKNVVVYPIPPIDGKVPKPFSGIKQMWITSVVTGDKNRLYASILFTMWFTLNDNSLKILVDAGYIPVKLSILQYLQSNADKYPTTLGFAQAVSNSIPMPKSANMNYVWSPVADALNAIVTKYNEQGPDAAVKIIPQLLNDAQAKILAKIKG, from the coding sequence TTGAGTAAGGGAGTATCTCGCAATGTTCTAATTGGCATCATCCTTGTACTCGTGGCAATAGGGGTTATCGGGGTCTATTATCTAACACTACCCCCACCCAGTCAACCCCCACAGCCTTCTCAGCCTAGCCAGCCTTCTCAACCCTCTCAGCCCTCTCAGCCATCCCAACCCTCAACAAATGCAACCCAGCCTCAACCCACACTGCAAACATTAACAATAGGTAGTAGCAAGATACGTGTACCCAATGATTTCTATGATTTCATTAATAAAGTAAAATCGGGAGAGATCAAAGTAACCATAAACTTCTGGACCGGCATGAGCGACTGGGAAGTCAGTGTTATGAAGGAAGTAATAGCGAGGTTTCAACAAGAATACCCAGGCATAACAATCAAATACACGAATGTTCAAAACTTAAAGGAGCAGGTAAAGGCTGGTGTTCTTACGGGCGACGTTGAAAACACTGCTCATGTTTTTACATGGGCACACGACTGGACCGGCGACCTGGCTGATAGTGGCGCGATTATTGCATGGGATCAATATCTTCCCGCTGAAACTCTAGCTGACCTAAAAGCACAGTACATGGCTTCCGCTTATACAAGTGGATTGTACAAGCTGCACTTATACGGCTTGCCTTGGGCCGCTGAGGCAATAGCACTGGTATGTAATAAGGATGTGGTGCAGACGGCGCCGCAGAGTTGGAGCGATTTCGAGAAAATAATGCAACAGTGGTACAATCCCTCCAAGAACACCTATGGAGTAGCGTATCAGGTGGATCCCTATCATGTTTACCCGTTCGTAACCGCTTTTGGAGGCTTCTACTACGATGACGACAAGAATACAGTTGGTGTTAACAGCACCGGAACACTCAACGGTCTGAGCTTCTACGTCACTCATGTAATGAAGTACATGTATACCTCAGATGTCGGCATGGAGACCCAGCTGAAAATACTTCTTGAAGGAAGAACTCCATGCATGGTCACGGGCCCATGGAATATCCCAACAATAAAGCAAAACATAAAGAATGTCGTAGTCTATCCGATTCCTCCAATTGACGGAAAAGTCCCGAAGCCCTTCTCAGGAATAAAGCAAATGTGGATTACCAGCGTCGTCACTGGTGACAAGAACCGGTTATACGCTTCAATTCTCTTCACAATGTGGTTCACCTTGAATGATAATAGTCTCAAGATCTTAGTTGATGCGGGATACATTCCCGTCAAACTTTCAATACTACAATACCTTCAGTCGAACGCTGACAAATATCCGACAACACTCGGTTTTGCCCAGGCAGTTTCAAACAGTATCCCGATGCCTAAGTCTGCTAACATGAACTATGTTTGGAGCCCTGTAGCAGATGCGTTAAACGCTATTGTAACGAAGTATAACGAGCAAGGTCCTGATGCGGCAGTCAAGATCATACCACAGCTCCTTAACGACGCCCAGGCTAAAATACTAGCTAAGATAAAAGGGTGA
- a CDS encoding DUF1512 domain-containing protein codes for MNGDTYSLIMWIIVLMFFSFLTQEMQIFRAISEVENYLIIFRETRDKSLKLLAAQLKRYSGIKDDKTIETKVTELVETYTILPVDLDPFGIVKKIKHIVQVGEKGLEERLHLVAPTASRDEILNLSNLVEVARALNIIYKQVNHYYLIARRFKSLWLLMQLSAQMPFVLEGVRAIEGALESFKYGVPIGDSAGPLVASYLVRKNAPEKRPLEPVKDTEVYDLELDNKKVYVVKAKGPGGTVGHLDEALQWILERTTPTLIITIDAALKYEGEESGSLAYGYGVAMGGIGAERFIIEELATKNNIPLYALLIKMSEAEALSVMTENIYKGVKNGLQVLEEFIRGLPAGSVVVVIGVGNTVGVP; via the coding sequence ATGAACGGAGATACCTACAGCTTAATCATGTGGATTATAGTATTGATGTTTTTCTCGTTTTTAACACAGGAGATGCAAATCTTTCGAGCTATTAGCGAGGTTGAAAATTACCTGATCATATTTCGTGAGACTCGAGATAAGTCCTTGAAGCTTCTTGCAGCTCAGCTTAAGCGTTATAGTGGAATCAAGGATGATAAGACGATTGAAACAAAAGTAACAGAACTGGTTGAAACTTACACTATTCTTCCTGTAGATCTTGATCCCTTTGGAATTGTCAAAAAGATAAAACATATCGTTCAAGTTGGGGAGAAGGGTTTAGAGGAAAGATTGCATCTTGTTGCTCCTACCGCTTCTAGGGACGAGATCCTGAATTTGTCTAATCTAGTTGAAGTCGCTAGAGCGCTCAACATAATATATAAGCAAGTGAACCATTATTATTTGATAGCTCGAAGATTTAAAAGTCTATGGCTTCTCATGCAGCTCAGCGCTCAAATGCCCTTTGTTCTTGAAGGAGTAAGGGCCATCGAGGGGGCGCTAGAATCGTTTAAGTACGGGGTCCCTATAGGTGACTCGGCCGGCCCGCTCGTCGCGAGTTACCTCGTTAGAAAAAATGCCCCAGAAAAGCGTCCTTTGGAACCCGTTAAAGACACCGAAGTTTATGACCTTGAACTTGACAATAAGAAAGTGTATGTCGTGAAGGCGAAGGGACCAGGAGGCACAGTTGGACACCTTGACGAGGCGCTACAATGGATTCTTGAGCGTACGACCCCCACGCTTATAATAACTATTGATGCAGCACTTAAATACGAGGGTGAGGAATCCGGCTCCCTAGCTTATGGCTATGGAGTGGCCATGGGAGGAATCGGCGCAGAGCGTTTCATAATCGAGGAACTAGCTACAAAGAATAATATACCTCTTTATGCTCTGCTGATTAAGATGTCGGAGGCCGAGGCCCTCTCAGTGATGACGGAAAATATTTACAAAGGCGTAAAGAACGGCTTGCAAGTACTCGAAGAATTCATACGAGGCCTACCCGCTGGATCCGTTGTAGTAGTAATAGGTGTTGGTAACACGGTGGGTGTCCCATGA
- a CDS encoding phosphoadenosine phosphosulfate reductase domain-containing protein — protein MASAYKTLERVRAKLYWDLRENFPLAFRTGNLVTTLHLTPPGDAYPVVGTFYRHVFNVIRDYFESSGSSFEGIIPKRKTILANKVQYADLAVEIVIDSQVVGHIIYDIAHSRWRFRPLYSTVYKMIEKETGFFAKTSLPRLSRGFVIKSGDIISANLPKSDEYIALASRDYRYLGVGVLLKNRRIYVLKSWTRTPYGNLEGDPNWSKVVSVHRQYLEEKKEEAVSFIRSIYEKYKLPVVISFSGGKDSLVTLHLVLEALGNEKVTVLFNNTGIEFPETVEYVKKTADFMGLNLIIANAGEAFWRGFSVMGPPARDFRWCCKVTKFAPTARVLKQIFPDGALSFVGQRKFESVLRARSPRVWQNAWLPGIIAASPIHEWTALDVWLYIFMERLPLNPLYYYGLDRLGCWLCPASEMGEFELAKSVRRDLYERWEKELESFALSHSLGRDWLRLGLWRWVKVPKDISRLAESVQEDNARGATVSWHLLDSMVVFKLENPRQVPTLTKLQNLSHTSKELLESIESISFDEKEITVKLTRRDKSIVEQLERVVIRAFYCVECLECANWCPRGAIRLDKERGGILILEDNCIQCGICNAKCPIAEYTLKLKSSKADKQSRSFN, from the coding sequence GTGGCGAGCGCCTATAAAACTCTGGAGAGGGTAAGGGCCAAGCTATATTGGGATTTACGAGAAAATTTTCCATTGGCTTTCAGGACGGGAAACCTAGTAACGACACTACACTTAACGCCTCCCGGCGACGCATACCCAGTCGTAGGAACCTTCTACAGGCACGTATTTAACGTAATACGGGATTATTTTGAGTCCTCAGGTTCCTCGTTTGAAGGAATTATTCCTAAGAGAAAAACGATTCTCGCAAACAAGGTTCAATATGCTGATCTAGCTGTTGAAATTGTAATAGATTCGCAAGTAGTTGGTCATATTATTTATGACATCGCACATTCAAGGTGGCGGTTCAGACCGCTCTACTCTACTGTTTACAAGATGATTGAAAAGGAAACAGGCTTCTTTGCCAAGACATCTCTCCCCAGGCTCTCCAGGGGATTTGTAATTAAGTCGGGAGACATAATATCTGCAAACCTACCGAAAAGTGATGAATACATCGCACTGGCCTCGAGAGATTACAGGTACCTTGGAGTTGGCGTGTTGTTGAAAAATAGGAGAATATATGTCTTAAAAAGCTGGACGCGAACACCCTACGGAAACTTAGAGGGGGATCCTAACTGGTCTAAAGTTGTTTCAGTTCATCGTCAATACCTGGAAGAGAAAAAAGAAGAGGCGGTCTCTTTTATAAGGAGCATTTACGAGAAGTACAAACTACCAGTTGTCATCTCTTTCTCGGGAGGAAAGGATAGTTTAGTGACTTTACACTTGGTTTTGGAAGCTCTCGGCAATGAAAAAGTAACAGTGCTTTTTAACAACACAGGTATCGAGTTTCCGGAAACCGTAGAATATGTTAAGAAGACTGCCGACTTTATGGGACTGAATCTTATTATTGCTAACGCCGGTGAGGCCTTCTGGAGGGGGTTTTCAGTCATGGGACCTCCTGCACGTGATTTTAGATGGTGCTGTAAGGTGACTAAATTTGCACCAACAGCCAGAGTGCTAAAGCAGATTTTTCCTGACGGTGCTCTCAGTTTTGTTGGTCAGAGAAAATTCGAGTCTGTTCTGCGGGCACGATCGCCAAGGGTATGGCAGAATGCATGGCTTCCCGGGATTATTGCAGCATCACCCATCCATGAGTGGACAGCTCTAGATGTCTGGCTTTACATCTTTATGGAGAGGCTCCCACTAAATCCATTATATTATTATGGTCTTGATAGGCTAGGGTGCTGGCTTTGCCCCGCATCCGAAATGGGAGAGTTTGAATTGGCAAAGAGTGTTAGAAGGGATCTGTATGAAAGATGGGAGAAGGAGCTCGAAAGCTTTGCGCTTAGCCACTCGCTAGGACGGGATTGGCTTAGACTGGGGCTTTGGCGATGGGTAAAGGTTCCTAAAGACATTTCAAGGCTCGCTGAGAGTGTTCAAGAGGATAATGCTCGAGGAGCCACCGTATCCTGGCATCTGTTAGATTCAATGGTCGTCTTTAAATTGGAGAATCCTCGACAAGTTCCCACATTAACAAAACTCCAAAACCTTTCTCATACCTCTAAGGAGCTTCTAGAGAGCATCGAAAGTATTTCCTTTGATGAAAAAGAAATTACTGTTAAGTTGACTCGAAGAGATAAGTCGATTGTTGAACAGCTAGAAAGGGTGGTCATAAGAGCATTTTACTGTGTCGAATGTCTTGAATGTGCAAACTGGTGTCCTCGAGGAGCGATACGCCTAGATAAGGAGAGAGGAGGGATACTTATTCTCGAGGATAACTGTATTCAGTGTGGAATATGTAATGCAAAGTGTCCTATTGCTGAGTATACTTTGAAATTAAAATCGAGTAAGGCCGACAAACAGTCAAGGTCTTTTAACTAA
- a CDS encoding alpha-amylase family glycosyl hydrolase: MYRVISRDVIRGNRLGKYIVEFSFKWPEETKHLYLVSVFSSFFPGRYELTREGDRGKITVKLWEGVYPYKFSTTCGMTLLDEENPLKARIKIWPDSNSEEEFSLALIGTSDYESALEVKGLLPELIIHDEGDPTFISYYLGYTVVRLKTPKNLVKKVFLETEEKKRYEMKRFYQNKYSAFFQGIIEGHVNAYRFLLETDAGREYFGNDGLYSEEFIRPGRVLEIRKPYWFIGSFYYLIFPDSFIVEKLSLEGHRPRSILGGKLRNITSSLDYLSELGVDAIYLTPIYKAASYHRYDIIDHESLDDNLGNWNDWWELVKEAERRNIKIVVDIVAHHLSPCSREFQEAVRNDSSNYHEWFRFIRRPGKDELEALQEVIDRDCKYFPSELRGRVPFYETFLCNWGMPKLNYSNPRVRERLSSLALYWLEKGAKGLRIDVGHAIPDDALKIMYEKVKDSCEDCIVILEISKGVSFYPYGYTSDSAMNYDLRALLLDFYLNKRIDAYDFIDRVKELYTSIPISAANSMYNLLGSHDTPRIATLASTQNKACLETLYATLFILPGAPSIYYGDEVGMLGGDDPDNRQPMLWDEEKWDRKLMCLIKRLGWMRRTLKSLRLGFFDAEVINNESFIIHRWWEDEDILALFSRETRVVYEPPIDYIDFLRQRRVERVELEPYSWNILIKKRK; encoded by the coding sequence TTGTACAGGGTTATTAGTAGAGATGTAATACGTGGAAATCGCCTAGGGAAGTACATTGTGGAGTTTTCATTTAAATGGCCTGAAGAAACAAAGCATCTTTACCTTGTGTCAGTTTTTAGCTCTTTCTTCCCAGGCCGTTACGAGCTTACCCGTGAAGGTGATAGAGGTAAGATTACTGTTAAGCTATGGGAGGGAGTGTATCCTTACAAGTTTTCTACCACTTGCGGTATGACTTTGCTTGACGAAGAAAACCCATTAAAGGCTAGAATAAAGATTTGGCCTGACAGCAATAGCGAGGAAGAGTTTTCACTGGCCCTAATAGGAACCTCAGATTATGAAAGCGCTCTGGAAGTAAAGGGACTCTTGCCTGAACTTATAATTCACGACGAGGGGGATCCGACATTTATAAGTTACTATCTAGGCTATACTGTAGTCCGGCTCAAGACGCCTAAAAATCTTGTAAAAAAAGTTTTTCTTGAAACCGAAGAAAAGAAACGTTACGAGATGAAAAGATTTTACCAAAATAAATACTCTGCATTCTTCCAAGGCATAATAGAAGGTCACGTTAACGCATATAGATTCCTCTTAGAAACCGATGCCGGAAGAGAATACTTCGGCAATGATGGTCTATACAGCGAGGAATTTATAAGACCCGGAAGGGTTCTCGAAATTAGGAAACCATATTGGTTTATCGGTAGTTTTTACTACCTTATATTTCCCGACAGTTTTATCGTAGAAAAATTGAGTCTCGAGGGTCATAGGCCCCGATCAATACTTGGAGGCAAGTTGAGGAACATAACTTCGAGCCTTGATTATCTAAGTGAGCTTGGCGTGGATGCAATTTATCTTACCCCCATATATAAGGCGGCCAGTTATCATCGTTACGACATTATAGATCATGAATCATTGGACGACAATTTGGGGAACTGGAATGACTGGTGGGAGCTGGTTAAGGAGGCTGAGAGAAGAAACATTAAGATAGTGGTAGACATTGTAGCCCATCATCTCTCTCCTTGTAGTAGGGAATTCCAAGAAGCCGTTAGGAACGATAGCTCAAATTACCACGAGTGGTTTCGTTTTATAAGACGACCGGGAAAAGATGAACTTGAGGCATTGCAAGAAGTTATTGATAGGGATTGCAAATATTTCCCTTCGGAACTTAGGGGACGCGTACCTTTCTACGAGACGTTCCTATGCAACTGGGGCATGCCTAAATTGAACTATTCAAATCCTAGGGTGAGGGAACGACTTTCCAGCTTGGCTTTGTATTGGCTCGAAAAAGGTGCTAAGGGACTAAGGATCGATGTAGGACACGCCATACCAGATGATGCTTTAAAAATAATGTATGAAAAAGTGAAGGATTCTTGCGAAGATTGTATAGTTATACTAGAAATCTCTAAAGGTGTAAGCTTTTATCCTTATGGATACACCAGTGACTCCGCAATGAATTACGATCTTCGAGCTCTACTTCTAGACTTTTACCTGAACAAAAGAATAGACGCATATGATTTTATTGACAGAGTCAAAGAGCTTTATACTAGCATACCGATCTCCGCAGCCAACTCTATGTACAACTTGCTCGGCAGTCATGACACGCCCCGTATCGCTACCCTAGCTTCTACTCAAAACAAAGCTTGTTTAGAGACGCTATATGCAACCCTCTTCATTTTACCGGGAGCACCCTCGATATACTATGGTGACGAGGTGGGAATGCTCGGTGGTGATGATCCTGATAACAGGCAACCCATGTTATGGGATGAGGAAAAGTGGGATAGAAAACTGATGTGTTTAATTAAAAGGCTGGGGTGGATGCGTAGAACCCTAAAATCTCTTCGATTAGGCTTTTTTGATGCCGAGGTAATTAATAATGAGTCTTTCATAATCCATAGGTGGTGGGAAGACGAAGATATCCTTGCATTGTTTAGCAGGGAAACCAGAGTAGTATACGAACCACCAATAGATTATATTGATTTTTTAAGACAGAGAAGAGTTGAAAGAGTTGAGTTAGAACCCTACTCTTGGAATATCTTAATTAAAAAGAGGAAATAA
- a CDS encoding ABC transporter permease subunit, with product MSVGSGYWIRFIASIVLTTFAALIVFILLYPVFYAVLSSLVRGQILVTDPTQIMRSGLSLEHYVKAISDPRFVSATGLSLLVALTNIMFALLVITPAAYAFSRFKFTGRDAMLVAYLVLNQVGGGFGVASVIALYVMLLKLNQIGIPVIGNPVVLAAIYTAGAVPFQTWMVKNYLDALPREIDESAFIDGASWRQIIFDVVLPASKPTMVVIALFAFMGAWGEFIIANFLRVETLAAYVYETATGQTIFWSDFAARTILFALPIIVIYVFTQRYIGEAMRYGAGKA from the coding sequence ATGAGTGTTGGATCAGGCTACTGGATAAGATTCATCGCTTCGATTGTCCTTACTACTTTTGCTGCATTAATTGTCTTCATACTGCTCTATCCCGTCTTCTATGCTGTTCTCTCAAGCTTGGTAAGGGGACAGATACTTGTAACGGATCCAACCCAGATAATGCGTTCAGGCCTATCTCTAGAGCACTACGTTAAAGCTATTAGCGATCCTCGTTTCGTTAGTGCAACCGGATTAAGCTTACTTGTTGCATTAACAAACATCATGTTTGCACTTCTTGTTATAACTCCGGCAGCGTATGCTTTCTCTAGATTCAAGTTTACTGGGCGGGACGCAATGTTGGTTGCATACCTTGTATTGAATCAGGTTGGAGGGGGCTTTGGAGTTGCCTCCGTAATAGCTCTCTATGTTATGCTCTTAAAACTAAATCAGATAGGGATTCCAGTAATAGGTAATCCTGTTGTCCTCGCTGCTATCTATACTGCAGGCGCTGTGCCATTTCAGACATGGATGGTAAAGAACTATCTTGACGCTCTTCCTCGAGAGATAGATGAATCCGCATTTATAGACGGAGCCAGTTGGAGGCAAATAATTTTCGACGTTGTGTTACCCGCTTCAAAGCCAACAATGGTAGTGATAGCTCTATTTGCCTTCATGGGTGCGTGGGGCGAGTTTATAATTGCAAACTTCCTTCGGGTGGAGACTCTCGCTGCATACGTATACGAAACGGCCACAGGGCAGACGATTTTTTGGAGTGACTTCGCAGCTAGAACGATTCTTTTTGCTCTTCCAATAATAGTGATCTATGTCTTCACACAGAGATACATAGGAGAAGCCATGAGGTACGGGGCTGGAAAAGCTTGA